gattttattaatgtaataaataaataaaaatgaaatattataaaattgtctttattattaataataatctaaaataatttttggattagttaatttttttttgtaaatagtTGTTCATGAATagtttgaaataataataaaaaattattaattatatttggcATTGACACCGCAGaaacatatacatataatagTCATGAGATGTATtgacatagaaaaaaaaacaatgcatTTTAcagataaaaaataagaattatacACGACCATTCACCAAAAAGACAATACACTAAAGACTTGTATTTGATTCACAAATCTCTTCTATTAAGATGAACTTTTCAACTGATCCACAAATCGATTGTCCTGAATACGAATAAGTTAATTAATCACAACAAATCCTTCTATCGTTCTAATACATCTCTTCAAGCTAACATAACATTACTCtaataaactataatatataatcatatactttaaatatttataaaataggtTTGATTCACCTATTCTTATTGAATTTGTTACTCTCAATTATAACTACAAGAGATGTGTTAAAAAAATGGCATATTTACGGATTATTACTTCTTCGAAAAATATGTGGTAAAATAAATGGAGATGGTTTCTTTAATAATAGTAAGcgataatttaatttatgaaagaaCGAGAATTGTGATTAGGTCATTACTTTGAATATTGTCTTTTATTGTGTTTGACTTTATAGAGAAAACGGacagaaacaaaagaaaatgaaagagaattaattaagttaagaaaatataaatagataaaaactGCTTTgtcttgtatttatttataatgttgaaagattattttaattgtaaattaTATCTGTTATGGTCAACTTATGATTAATTCATAAAGTTTAGGAAGTTGTTTGtgagtaaataataaattatatctaacaagagataatatatatagaattaaaattgaaaagacaAAATTATCCTTTAGAAGACTATGAAAGAATAATCTTCCTACCCGGCTGAGTTTGGGTGAGTTGACTAATATGAAGCTCTACATCAGGTAGATGTGAAAGACAGATAGGGACTATTTCCTCGCCCCCACAAAatggaaagaaaacaaaaataatagtcttattaagaaaaatactGGGTCTCagtaattaaattactttactTCTTGTTGTTAATTAATAATACCTTTTCACTTTCAGAATTCTGGTggacaaaataattaatagtgTAACTTTGGATAAAGTGAGAcatgaaaaagttattaaattcCATAAGTACCCTCGAGGATATAGTAAGAATTTCATAATTCTGAGATTACCGCAACGGTTGTTCAGAGTGTTTGGAAGACCGAGTCAGTGAATGGAAATTAGCAGAAGAGATAGATAAGTGAAGAGAGATTCCGAGATCCAGTCTAACAGCATGCGCAACAACTTCGCACACCAGAACttctttcattataaaaatcccaaccaacaacaataaagaaaTCCACTGCCGAACTACATGGGTGGCAATGGGAAGCACAGATGGAAAATCTCCTTCCACCGCTCCTCTTCCCAATCCTCCAAGCTCGACCCCAAGCTCCCTCCCAAGGAATTTACGTGCCCCATTTCCGGCTCCTTAATGTTCGACCCGGTTGTCGTCGCTTCGGGTCAAACCTTTGAACGTCTCGCCGTTCAAGTCTGTAAGGACCTCAACTTCTCCCCCAAACAAGAAGACGGCACCCGGCCCGATTTCTCAACGGTAATCCCTAACTTAGCCCTCAAAACCACAATCCTCAATTGGTGCGATAAATCACGCAGCCAACACCCGCGCGCACCCGATTACGCCTCCCTCGGGGGCCGCGTCAGGCAGGCAATGCTTCTTTCGGTGGGACAAAATCAACAGGAAGAACGACAAGAACGAATTAGGGTTTCCGAAACGGAGCTTCTCAACGCGGTCCCGGATAACCCTCCCGTCATTTTCTCCCACGCCGCCACTGAGTTAAGCCCCCGAGTCAACCACTTCAACTCGGGATCCTCCTCCGAGGAGTCGGTCATCATTCTGCCCAGTCCGGGAACGCCGTTACCGTTTACTGTTCGTCCAACCtgcttctcctcctcctcctcctgcGAGATTGAAATTGAAAACCCTGGCGCGCCGGTTTCGGAGGAAGAGGAAAGAATattgaagaaattgaagagCAGCGAGGTGTTTGAGAAAGAGGAAGGCGTAATCGCGCTGAGGAAGATCACGAGGAGCAAAGTGGAGGCTAGGCTCTTGCTCTGCACGCCGCGGGTGCTACTGGCGCTGCGCGGTTTGATCGCTTCGCGATACGGCGTTGTTCAGGTCAACGCAGTGGCGTCTCTGGTCAACCTCTCGCTGGAGAAGCAGAACAAGGTGAAGATAGTGAGGTCGGGGTTTGTACCGTTTTTAATCGATGTTTTGAAGGGGGGATTGGATGAGTCGCAGGAGCACGCTGCGGGCGCGCTTTTCAGTTTAGCCTTGGATGATGATAATAAAATGGCCATTGGCGTTCTCGGCGCGTTGCAGCCGCTGATACACTCGCTGCGTGCCGAGTCCGATAGGACTCGGCATGACTCGGCGCTCGCGTTGTATCATCTGAGCCTGGTTCAGAGTAACCGAGTGAAGCTGGTGAAACTCGGGGTGGTACCGACGCTTTTGTCCATGGTGGTGGCGGGGAATTTGGCGAGCCAAGTGCTGCTGATTCTTTGCAACCTGGCGATGTGCACGGAGGGGCGCACGGCTATGCTGGACGCGAACGCGGTGGAGTGTCTGGTGGGGCTGTTGAGGACGAACGAGTTGGACTCAGAGGCGATTCGGGAGAATTGCGTGGCAGCGCTGTTTGCGCTGAGTCATAGGAGCTTGAGGTTCAAAGGGTTGGCGAAGGACGCGAGGGTTGTGGAGGTTTTGAAGGAGGTTGAAAAAACGGGAACAGAGAGGGCCAGGGAGAAGGCCAGGAAGGTGTTGCACATGTTGAGAACTGTGGGCGATGGAGGTGATGATGAAAGTGACGAATTTTACGACACGGTCGGGTTGACGCGGAATCGTTACCGACTTGGTGCTGGCAGGAACCACAACATCCTCAACACGACCACGTTTTAGGTTTTGATTTCTTTCTGGTTTAGTTTTTCCACATTATTTGTTGGTTTAGGTTTTGTAGGAAAATATGGTGAAAAGGATGAATAGGAAACGAGTTTACATGGTGTTGCTGGGTGTAAATCATGGAGGTGGTAAACTGGCAATCTCAAACTTATTctgttttatttcattttagtttttaatattggCTATTGATGGGCGTTATATTACAATCTGTATGTAATCAGGGTTTAGGTGAATTTTGGGTTggatactagtgtgtacataATTATACTCGCTGTCTAGTGTCTGCTTTAGTACACAGAAATGAGAAAACAGATATCTGTAGAGTGATTTGTGAATTCACTGGATTGGTTGTGTTTATATGTAAATGTATAAACTATGAGGACCAACATCTTCAGTTTCTTTTCCTCATTATGCACATGTCATTCCTTTTTAGTAGCTGTTTTCGTTTCAAAATTCAAATGGCAAAATTCATGCAAATATGgcaaatgaaaaagaatttgACCAAACTCGATTTATCTGAAATTCATACCTAGGATTCTTGTCTCTGGCAAATGATTTTCTGTTTATGAGCTAAAGCCTGTGtcactaaataataataaaaattaatgctTCTATATGGAAGAACCTAAACTCCTACAGTGAAAGATTGGAGCCATGGAGAGGCCAAACTCTGTAGGCCTAGCTGCTCCTCCTCAACCCAATACCTAGGCTCGGGCTGTTTTGTCCAACTGTACTGCACATTTGGCAAGTTTCTTCGGTTTCCTTCTAGCCAAAAATCTAAGGTGCATGTGCTTGAAACTCTCGTCAATGTACTAAAATTTTTGCTTTATAGTACACGGTTACTTCACTTACCTTAATCCAATGTTTTTGTCTGTTATTATATTGGTTTCGTTCTCTTATAAACACTCACCTTAATATTGGTATTATGCATAACAGGCCTTAATCTTGATATCAAGTCATACTCCAAATGCTTGGTCTTGTTTTTAATCGAAGACCCCTCCTCCTTTAGAACCTGTAACGTGAACTTCCTTTCCCTTCCATTACTTGTAATAAGCACACACCTCTGACTAGTGTGGTTAAATCTTTCAACAAGTGTTTAAAgtgtgaagaaaataaaaattaaagagaaaggTTGATTAAATTTGTGCCTGGATTTAAAATTAACTCAAACACCTCAACTCATACAAAGTTGAGGCTTATACATTAGTTTTAGTTTGTGAGGGAAGTTTAATGAACATATATGAGGGAAGCTTACTTCGAAGTGGTTCTTAATTAAATACAGACAGGCTCTTACCAAAGCATCCATCTtgcaattatatatttgattgtcAACTGCCTCTAGACTTTCACTTGGTTGGATAATACATTAGATTGTTACAAATTGCATAATTTGGTGATTTTAATGGAGGGTTTGGTGaaattatattgtaaattatgtctttttaaatcattccaggataaaaattgttttttgcaCAGGGCTGTTGATGGTGATTGCAAAGAAGGATGTAGAAAATGTCGTAGAGAAGGGAGGAAGACTTCCTTTCTTGCCTTAAACTTTCTTCTTTGAGAGAAGAGGCAAATTATGCTAAATAAAGAGTATTCCCGTTGAggcaaaataataattttttaatctctttgactcactttgttttatatgtttacCCTGTACAAATTCAGAAAactaattgtaattaaaatgacTGCTTGGTTCTATTGGATTGCAGCTAGGGCTAAATTGTTATTGTATTTTAGTTTctgaaaattgaaaacaaaaactgtTTCAGCTAAATTTTAATGTAAGAGATTAGAAAATATTATCTTAACATGAGATTATGTTCTGATAATTGTACAGTGGCGAGTGCATTTAATGACATGGTTGTATGTTAAATTCCGATGTCAGTCATATCGTTACAGGGTATGATGGATCAGCTCGTTTTAAATACAGTAAACCATATCATTATAAGGACTATTAatgttcaaattttattttcaattttagttttagaaataattatggGAAATCAAATCTATAAAAGGGAAtgattaatttttctaattatttttcttagcTTATTATGTATTGtccaattataaaattatttgtaatcagaaaataattcttatataaatttataaatatttaaatttcaaatagttAATAGAAATTAATCAACAGCAtctaattaacattaaaattatgaatttaattcataaaacaaTTGTCTGATCCTAAATCGACTtcaaatagttaaaataaacGTCTAATCGTAAATTCAATGTACTTAAGATAActtataaatattcaattttctaaTAGTTAATAGGAGTTAAAATAAACGTTTAGTCTAAATGTGCttaaagtaaattataaatattcaaattcacAATAGTTAATAAAAGTtgataaacaaagttttctCCAACAAAATCTCGTTTAGATTTTCTTAATCTGAAAAGTTTATCAAACTGTTCAAAGAACTagaaagaatttaaagaattctaaaattctaaaacacaagtttaaaaaaaaaaaaactagatgttaagttattttaaaaacttaatagTTGTGTTTGGATGGTTTATTTTCAATCGTTATTTTgcttattatttaaaagtgtgatttttttataaataaatattagttttttaatttaattagggTGTTTCGCATTTAAGATTTTACGAAAAAattcatttgatataaaaattactaattttttgAATTAGTCTTACtcaaatatttaatgaatttaatttcttGTTCAGTTGAATTTCAATGAGAATTTTGTGATGTTTCATCGAACAAAATAGAAAGGTAAATTAAACTCTAAATACGAAAtttattcttaacaaattaattcttataaaaactatataacagaaatatagtaaaataaaaataataaatataaaaattaataaaagattcaaaaacaaaataacaaagatagaaaaaaataaatttataataaaatttcaaaagataaaaacaattataaagaaaataggttgatttcAGTATTCTTTTAAAATAGGATTCATTATTGGttatctaaaaattatttttcaattaactattgtcttaaatattcaatattcaaattaatcaaagtaaattctcaattaaattgTTGGCGTTCTCACTATTAATCAAAGTATTAAAAGcaaaaactttataaattagTCATACTAAATTTAACCAAACTACATtcacaattaaatattactatgcctaaccatgtttatttttttacctcttatataaagtaaaaaactaattaaccgaagtacattcttgattaattgTTGTTAATGTTTCGaccactaatcaaagtacattctcaattggtagcaaaaactcattcaatcacatgaaagtttctaaatttaatcaaagtaaagtctcaattaaaattaaaaactcttTGACctatatgattgatatgttatgtagatttaatATCATGTTTACttgctataatgtaaaaatcattatttttacttgattaagaagACATAGATAAAAATGAATCAGCACaagaatcaaaagaacaaacaaatttattcatttaaccGCCGCAGAATCCAGTTAAGAAATTATAGTTGAATCAATCTAGAGGCTTAACACTCCATGAAATAttgaaataacatgaaaataaaagaatataggGTGTGGAGaacaagagagaagagagaggaCAAAATTTGAACCCTAAAGGGTTCCTAAGCTCCCTCAATAAGCTCAACTTATGTGTAGCTACACTAACACActtcaaaatatccaaagaatatttatacaactaaaagactatttttatcatgttgtcaacacccaattttgtctggttaaataaaattcatcacaaaaataaataaataaaaagaataaaatctcaaaaataaaaagtatcaaCCATTTTCAAATGATGAcgagccagaactacgtgatccttaaTTCTCCGTCAAGAGTAGAGATATGTAGGAACAAGACTAGTcattgtcaggttcacttccttaaaaatccaaaattatccACAATCATTCCCAAAtaatttccaaacaattttccaaataatttctcaaacaattatCCAAACGGATTTTGCAAAAGAACTACACATCCCTGATTTTTCACACGAGAATATGTAAGAGcgaggtcaatccttgtcggacttaaaaaaaacaaaaaaaatattgtttatttcaTATTGTCTTGCATTATTATTTTCGGGGAAAAATAACCATTTGAAAACCGCATTAACTTTGTACAGTTAATTAAAGGAACTGTTTTCGAGCAGGCATTGTAGGGTGTTAATAcattccctacgcgtaaccgactcttGAACTCAAAATCCTGTGTCggagaccatgtcttattttatggtttttctataattttttagaataaactatggtgacAACTCCCAAACTCtgattttcaaagttttatttattcttttaaaaaggTTCACCCTCGTCGCGATTCCGATTACGAGACATGTTTTTGTATCACGTGCTCAATAAACCTTAttataacaaatcctaattaaaatattttttaagtataaaaaccaattaaaaattcaatatcaAAGGCTAAATGAGAgtataaatatgcactcatcacccATTAACACAATTAGTATTtttggctttttttttttagtttttcccGTGAAAATGAGAACGCAATAATAATGGATGAAGTGTAATTTAAAGATGGTAAACTCCGAAATGATATGCAGTGATACAAGGATCGCACAAATTACAAAGGAATGTAAAGAACACAAAAGTAAATTGCAAGAAACAAATTACTAaggaaagtaaaagaaaaaacttgtaACATAAAGCAATCAGAATGGTGACCCAAATTGTAAGAACAACACTTGATTAGCCATTTTTCCTCTTCGTAGTGTTTCTTAGAATGTCTATATTGTTCCACAATTTATTACTTTTGTAAAAGACAAAGTAAACCTATCATATTGTCTAGCCTTCCTTGGACAGTtacaatattttgaatttaaaatttaaataagttacaTGTGTCAaatctttttataattgttCTAAAAAACTATGCTTAGCGGTTTTGGAGTCCACATGATTATGTCTCCATAATAGTTGTTGTTTTACTCTTCTTTTTGATTTTCTTTGACCATTTTCTTTGATTATCATTCATCAATCGATGTCAACTATATTATTTCCTCTCTACTTCGATCAACATTCTAATAAGGGGTAAATAACCTATTTTGATTACCTAATAGAGGTAAATAGCACACATCTAAGGAGTTACAAACTCGTTTTACGACATTCTTCACTAACATCATCCTtgtaaaaaattatgtgttgttGTCTTTTATTTCTTGCTATTTAAATAAGATTTGACATTCGGTCAATTATGCGAAAAATCTTTCTAGTTATTTTCAATTCCACATCAACTCTGagtatttcaaataatttcttcCTACTTCTTAATGTCGTCAACAATaatacataatattaaaattgtgtaATGTTTTTGAGAAATGTcgattagtttttttaattagtgttaGTTTTAAACTATTCATGATGACTTGGGTCCATGAACCCATTacaataaaggtttaatacTTGATCCCTATTTTTAGGGGTTTAGTTCAAAGTaatcctaccttttaaaaaaattcagtaaaacctcatattttgttaaaaaatgttcagtCTGGTCCTTTCCGCTCAtgccgttaaaaacataacggtgcaaatgcCACCGTGGCATCTCATAAGCACGTGGCACACGTTAATAAGTgaacttaaatgattttttaattttaaaaaaaaagtctttgccacatcatcatcaccatctctagacaaaccctaatttctctccaagaaaccctagTCGTCGTACCATCTAACGTCATCACTGCCATCCTCGCCGACAGCCGTCCTCTCCAATACATCACGCGCCACCACCAAAGCGTCTTCTCCCTTCTGTTGCACCTCCATCACCTTCGCATCTCACCTTCGTTCTCGCGCCACCACCCAACGCGATCCCTTGCTATGTTGCGACCATCaatcttcaccattttcaccCTCGCACCAGCCAAATCGTCGTCATGCCAGCAGCACTACCGTCCAATCTCCACCACAGAATCGTCCACCACTAACCACTAGCCAAATCGCCAGCTGCTGCAGATCGCGAATCGCCACTCTTCTCCACCACTAACTACACCGTTGCTTGCCTCCACTTGCAACGACAATCAGACCTGCATGCAACCGTGGAGACCTAGGGTTTCTCGCGTTCTCGTCGCATAGCTTTGGTGGTGACATGTGATATGTTAGAGAGGACGGCTGCCGACGAGGATGGCGGTGACGGCGCTAGATGGTGAGGCGGCTATGAtttcttggagagaaattagggtttgtctagagatggtgatgatgacatggcagtgacttttttttttaaattaaaaaatcatttaagttcACCTATTAACGTGTGTCACGTGCTTATGAGATGCCACGGTGGTATTTGTACCGTTATATTTTTAACTGTATGAGCGTAAAGGAAAGGACctgattgaacattttttaacaaaatataagatCTTACTGGCAAGGACCAAAGAAAGATAGCTTGAAGGATCAAAGAAAGTTGAACGGATCATCCATCAAATACTAAATAATCATTCCACAACATCATGAAAAGGTTTAAAGCTTCCCCAACACATACCTTAACGCCCAACGAAGGCGCGTCCAACACGCATGATTGGCGCTCAGCGTTGCTGTTTCAATCAGCAACTTCTTGATGGACCTAATGCATGgttttcataaattaaacaCAGGCCTGCCACTTGGCAGCTGATCCACTTTTCATGGCTGATTAATTAGCTTGACCGAGCAtgacattattataaatatcat
This Vigna angularis cultivar LongXiaoDou No.4 chromosome 4, ASM1680809v1, whole genome shotgun sequence DNA region includes the following protein-coding sequences:
- the LOC108332136 gene encoding U-box domain-containing protein 38, whose amino-acid sequence is MGGNGKHRWKISFHRSSSQSSKLDPKLPPKEFTCPISGSLMFDPVVVASGQTFERLAVQVCKDLNFSPKQEDGTRPDFSTVIPNLALKTTILNWCDKSRSQHPRAPDYASLGGRVRQAMLLSVGQNQQEERQERIRVSETELLNAVPDNPPVIFSHAATELSPRVNHFNSGSSSEESVIILPSPGTPLPFTVRPTCFSSSSSCEIEIENPGAPVSEEEERILKKLKSSEVFEKEEGVIALRKITRSKVEARLLLCTPRVLLALRGLIASRYGVVQVNAVASLVNLSLEKQNKVKIVRSGFVPFLIDVLKGGLDESQEHAAGALFSLALDDDNKMAIGVLGALQPLIHSLRAESDRTRHDSALALYHLSLVQSNRVKLVKLGVVPTLLSMVVAGNLASQVLLILCNLAMCTEGRTAMLDANAVECLVGLLRTNELDSEAIRENCVAALFALSHRSLRFKGLAKDARVVEVLKEVEKTGTERAREKARKVLHMLRTVGDGGDDESDEFYDTVGLTRNRYRLGAGRNHNILNTTTF